A window of Malania oleifera isolate guangnan ecotype guangnan chromosome 2, ASM2987363v1, whole genome shotgun sequence genomic DNA:
TTGCACATGTCCAAACCATTTGAGCCgccccttatcttatcttctataagagttacgcctaacttactgagaatacgttcattccttaatttatcgtAATTTTTATacctctagcaagtttaaatatgtctctgcccccttcttttgtatctaatctagcatatGAGTGAGTATATGATCTATTTTTAGCATCACTAGTGACCTTTCTTACATCTTTTTtcacctctttatacttttccTAGTTTTCCATGTTTCTAGTTTTTTGCCAtgtttataccaaattctttgtctTTACTGCTTTTTGAACATCTTGATTCTGTCACCAACTTTCTTTTTTGTCCAAGAATCTTTCTCTTGATTCACTAGTTTGAAGATATTACATGATGTACAAGGTTCTCAATTTTTCAGGATGATCAATGTAATACAAACACTAAAAGATGGATGATTGTTATAATACATGTACACTTGATCCCTCAATTGTTTTTTTAAAGTTAttctttattattacttttaagtgGCACTCAGTCCTTTTGTATGGGGATGAAAATTATGTTTAATTTAAATCAGAGTGCATTTCTatcacatatcattattttttttgttaagtAAAACTTTTTTTATGCTGTACTGAATTTTTTCTCAGTTGTCCTTCCCCTCTTAGGTTTTATTAATCAGTTGATGTATTCCAGGCTAGTGGAACCTCTCTTTCTTATGTTTGATATATATTTTCCTCTCCTCTCTTTCTTATGTTTGATATATATTTTCCTCTTGGAAGGTTCTATTGATTCTTATCAGTGTCAAAACATAATTACTACTTGCACCCTGCAGGCATGACTTCGTAGATATTTCATTTCCATAGGTTACCAAAACCCATTCATACTCCTATAGTACCTTGTGTTTTGATAACTCCAACTCAGTAGTTATTCAATTAAATCACCATTTGAGTTTGTTGAGAGGTATCTTGTAGACAGCTTTCAAGCCTATCGACTCTTCTACCTCTATTTATTTTTTCCCTGTGCAGGGAGCAAGATTTTTGAATTCATAATAGATATTGATGTTACAATATATTCAATTCCAATGCAAAATTCTTATGTGGGATCTGTTTTTTTTCCATAATTGTGTGTGAGTGTTAATGCATCCTGTTCTGTTATTCTGTCATTCTTTCAATTTCAGTGTAACTTTCAAATTTATGACGTGTCCTTTCACATGAACTATTTTGTTagattttgttttatattttctatCTAATGCTTAATCTCAgcgaattttcctttttcctgtACTTAATAAGGTTTCTGATGGCAGGTTAAACTTGTGAAATGCCTTGTCCAGAATGTTGTTGTTGATATTTCCTTCAATCAGCTAGGGGGACTTTGTACGCTATGTTTTCTTGAACAGGTATTCATCAGCACATCCTGTTTTGATTTGAAAGTTGAAGCCATGGGTACTTGGATGCTACAGAATAAAATTATTATCTGCTTTGTGGAGTGACTCGAATAAAAATTTGGTAGCTATTTAATCACTATTTAATTTAGTTTTAGGTGATCTATGTGTATGTTTGTACGTGCGTGAGGATTTCAAGTAATTGGTCATctcattgtcaaatttgatgatTGTTCCATTGCTTTTTGATGGCCTCTGTTCTATGTGTCCCCAGAAGCATGGATTGTATGTGCATGAGGATTTCAAGTAATTGCTTGTCTCATAGTGAAATTTGATGACAGTTCTGTTGCTTTTTGATGCTTTCTTTTCTATTTGTGTCCCCATAAGCGTGGATTCACCAGAACATGCAAATGAAAATATGAAGCCAGAAATTTGACATGTCTAGTTATTATGGAGAAATAACTGGTTTACTTTTTAGCTATTTGTATATAGAAAAGTTGGTGTATATGGATTCCATGAGGAAATATTGAGTTGATTGTTTTTTACTTCCAATTTTTTTTCCTCAGTTTTCATGCTTTCTTATATTACACAACTTGCAATGTTCCTAAATTTCTCAAATACTTGGCACATCTTGATCTTCGTTTTTTCACCTTTTTGTTTCACTAGAATTTATGACAACATATCATTGTTATTTAGTATGAGCGGAACTGAATTTTTTTCAAGTTCCAATAATGTGTGTATTAAGCTTTATTACTGACAGTTTTTCATCTACTcagcttgcatcttcatttttaTGTCACCTTTCTACAACTCCTCCTCTCCTCCCCACCCTCCCCCCAAAACAAAAGGGCACCCCCCAATTAATTACTTGATAGCTTAAACATGTTGATTTAGTTTGTGTTCATCTAAATTAGTGAAAAAGTAATCTGAAGTGTAGATTTTGTTGACTTTATTTATACACAATCAATATGAAGTTTTTGCATTTGGAGTACGATGGCTTAAAATTGTGACTTTTGCAAATTTAAGTGTCAACTTTTCTTGCTATTTGCCACACAGGTTGATCACATTGTTGGCAAAGATCATCTCTTCAAACGCAGCATTATTCTAATAAAAGCTTGGTGCTACTATGAGAGTCGTATTCTCGGTGCACATCATGGTCTGATTTCAACATATGCTTTGGAAATATTGGTCCTATATGTCATCCATGTCTTCCATTCTTCATTAAATGGCCCTTTAGCGGTAAGTGCTTGCGGGAATCAGCACTGGTTTGTGATACACATGATGCATGCATGAGATAAGAGTTAATAAATATTCTGTTTTTTTCTTAGGTTCTTTACAGATTTTTGGATTACTTCAGCAAATTTGACTGGGAGAATTACTGCATCAGTTTAAATGGTCCGGTTTGCAAAACTTCACTGCCTGATGTAGTAGGTAAGCAATTCCTTGCTGCTTCCTCAATGACATTTAAAGTAGGGATGGGATAAACCACACAATCAGAAGGTTGagatgctctctctctctctctctctctctctccagatgaggttcaagaaaattttatggatgatttattgCTCAGTGAAGAATTTCTTAGAAGCTGGGTGGACATAGTTCCAGTCCCAGTAAGGGTGCTTGAGACAAACTCGCGTGCTTTTCCCCAGAAGCATCTTAATATAATTGATCCTCTAAAAGAAAACAACAATCTTGGGCGCAGTGTTAATAGAGGTATGTGTTTTTTCTTTCCCCCCTCTTTGTTGCGAATCAAATTTCTACATTTTCTTGAAAATGATCTGTGCATTTCCTTTTCTGGAAAGACTTGGATAAAGTTGTTTATTTTTAGTTTGTCCTGATCTACCATCTCTATGTGCATGGTGTATTATTAATGAAGTCATTCCGTCgggaaaatatcttttttttattttaaatgtagCCTGTTAATGATAACAAATGTCTTTGTTTAAAATTTTCCATGTAATTATAAGAGAGATGGAAAATAACTTTTTAGGCCTTCTTTTAGGAGTTCTTCCTGAACAAATAGGCAACCCCTTGATCTCTTATTGTGGTATGAGTCATCTTGTGATTGGGCTAAAGATGGTGTTATGTAAAAATTTATGCCAATGATGACATTCTGGTTCCCTGCAGGTAATTTTTATCGAATACGTAGTGCTTTCAGATATGGAGCTCGTAAGCTTGGCTGGATTCTTTTGTTACCAAGAGAAAGAATAACAGGTGAGCTCCATAAGTTCTTTGCAAATACCATGGAGAGGCATAGGAGCAAGTCTGAGGTTGATACACCGAATCTTCTCCGATTTTTTCCTGCTAAAGGGTATCACCGTTCATCCCCAGCATCCCGCACCAGCATGTGCTCTGAAGATTTTATTAGTTTACCGAATGAAGACAAAAATGCTTTGGGAATCAGAAATGAGCCTGAAAGATCTTCAATGGAAACGTTTTCCCCTCGGACAGCATCAGAAGTTGATTGCCCTGCAAGTGAAAATTCTCTTTTAGAATCTTATCTTGCCGCTGGGGATGCAATAGATGTCGCAACCTCTGGATTTTACCATGCTGCTTACACATCTGATTTTCTGCCTTCAAGCAGTGCTTTGCATACTTTTCCTCAGGATAAATCTCACCATGTACATAATTCTCATTCCCCTGGCTTGATTGCAGGAAATGGGAAGATAGAAAGTGAGAATTTGTTTAGAAAATTGCCTGAAAACCTAGTTATTGATGATGAAGAAGCGTGTACCTTTTCTAAGCTGGAACACGAAGGGAATCATTTAGTGCCtgataattcagtattttcatgcaatAATCACAAAGGTCTTGCTTCAGGTAGTATGGCAATCTCAAGTAAAGTCGGTTGCATCTCAGAAAATTCACCACTTACTTGTAGGAAGAGGGATGTAGCTGGCATTCCCGGACACTCTGAAGTTTTGAGATCCTTTGTAGACCTCAGTGGGGATTATGAGAATCATATCAGGAGTCTGCTCTTTGGTCAGTATTGCCATGGGTATGCCCTGTCACCTCCTTTATTGCCCAGTCCTCCCGTTTCACCTTCCAAGTTACCTCATAAGAACCCATGGGATACTGCACATCAATCCCCTCAGTTCCAGCAGAATTTGTATTCTCAAATGAAAACAAATGGCATTGTCCTGGGATCACCATTTTTCCATTTGAAACATCCCACACTATATGGTGCTGCATTTAGTTTAGAAGAAAAGCCAAAAACGCGAGGCACAGGCACATACTTTCCCAAGACGGTATTTTCATTTCAAgcctcaaaatttttttttttttggttctttgttttttggtttttgaggtcttttttttttgggtaaaagagggcggcacctccattctTTATTGGTTCTTGGGTTATATAATCACGTGTTACTAAATTCTGGTGAATCTCTTTctatgttgtgtgtgtgtgtgtgttttttttttcttggtataTTGTGCCTTATACTTGAATATTTTGCAGGACTATCGTTCATACAGGGACGGACCAACATTGGGGAAGGAAAGGAGTCTGTCCACGGGAACTAATGATCACTTGCAGACTCATATTCGTAGCAATGGGTCAAGAATGGATCCACCGGAGACAAAGTTGTCTGAAGAAGGCAGTTATAAGTTCTCAAAGGCAGAATTCCCAGATCTAAGCCATGCAAAGTGCAGGTCATCAGACTTCAATAACTCTCACTCTACAGTGCAGGGGTCTTCTCAAGGCAATGGTGCTGTGCCCCTCCTACCCGGGAAACTGGAATTTGGGTCTCTTGGGCATTTGCCATCTGGAGTACACTTGTCAAAAGGCAAAATTCATTCAGATTCAGGGTCTCCCCGTGCTCAGGGCTCTGTCCCTCTCATGCCATCGGCAGTGAAGGATTCGAGTTTACCATTGGGTAATTATCAAGACAGGTAATGAAATTCCCAACACCCTTGAAAACCCTTTTGGGCAATGACTAAGCCGTTTAAAACCCCCTCATTTTATTGTTTGGTCTCTCAGGATAGCAGGGCAGTCGTACCGCCTGAAAGATGATGACGATTTTCCTCCATTGTCCTATAAATGCCTGCAGAGGATGGTTAACACATAAGAACGGAAGAAACCAGCATGAACATGGAACAAGgtatccttttcttttttgtGCTGTTTATTTTGTGTGTACGAAAAATGCACCTTGTACATTCCTTTCCTCTCTTCTGTTTGTGCGGTTTTCGCTTTCTTTCTACACCCCCTCCTGTTGGGTTTTCGTTGAATGGGGTGATAGACATGGTGATGCTTCTTCGCCGAGATTTTGTTTACTGTTCAACTGTTCTTGCtctttttaatgttttttatGGGAAACAGAAGTTTCCTTGTTTACAAACAAAAACAGCGTGTTGAATTGGAAACCAGACGTTTCCATGTCTGCCAAAAACACTTGTTTTGGAGATGCGTACATTTGTGGCATTGATTATAAGGTTTTGAACAATTGATTTACGCTCTACTTTGTACCTTCTGCTTGTGGTTTTGGATGGAAAGACAattgatcttcatttttcttccAAAATTCCATGTTTGATCCTAATACTCTTGAAAATGGCAGTAATAATTTATTAATGCATGCGTTTCATATTGTGTACcaaatactataaaaaatttttgcaaaaatatgTAGCTGAAATGGACTTGATTGAATATCAAAGGCTGACTAGAAAGCATTTATATTATTTTCTAGCTTCGTTTTTGGTTTTGTTGAAACAATACGATGAGcatgattaaataattattaacCAGCAATTAAAAATAATCTGAGTGATCGCACCATTGCTCGACACTGATAATTTGATCTGTAGCTGTGGAACGGGGACCACTTGCTCCCTCTGTTTCAAGTATAAATAAACTATGGACTGTAGGTACATTTCATCTACCCCATTTCTATCATTcaacattatttattttatttcaacatcaattattatatatattaagggCATTATTAATTTAACCATTTTCCCCCCTGCAATCCATGTCAAATCACTTGTGAAAAGAACATACCAAATTAAGATTAAATTACAGGTCAacaaattaagagagagagagaaagagagagagagagagaggtttgggCTTTTTGTCATTGAAAGGAAATCAGCGTGTTGGTGGTTGATACATAttgttattgaggtttgagtaAGTTGATTGGACTCCAACATTGATCATGCGTAGTAGAAACAATTATGACTTGTTTAGTTCGTGAAATAACTATTTTTTGAAGTTAAAAGTGTGACGCCCTGtttgattgtttgtttgtttttttttccaaTCAAATATTCCTGTTATCATAATAAATATAAGGTCAACCAAGCCAACTCGGACCTAGGGGATATTAGGGATACACCTgtccatattcatatatattgtctatgcagcggaaaatataataTATCCAAGTTCTAGGTAcgatactagagtactatattctttcaaaaatatataaACCAACTCTCGAAAGTCATCAGACCCACAAACTCTATACAAACATACCCTAACTAATGAAAATCTACTCCTCCTTTATCACGGAGTTAGGTCCGCTTGACGCCCCGAATTTTTTGAAATGTTTTAAGATCtatgggatgagacacctcttagtaagtgagaataaattattatcagtgcgTGACAATGAGTTTCAGTGTATCATGtcatgtttataaaaatattagtGTAACTGAGGTATCATAAGAATTTGTACTTATAtccataaatatatatgtatatttgtaaccATATACTTTTCTCGAAAATATTATTATGCTCAAGAgcataaatatttttgtatacaaaGTATCATATATGTCGAAGTACTATCATATGAGTGTATCGCGTCTTTAATGAGCATACccattcatatcattgtcatgTAATAATTCCACAAGACTGGGTTGTGCGATCTGAAGGTGGGACTTAACCCTGATTGgtctaccaagttaagtcaaaataTCTTGTCTATAGTATGATTGGCCCACTGCAGCCTGGTCCAGACCtaggggcagtcaacatctctccaaAGGCCCAATCGATTTTCAATACCTACACGCTCCCCgagctgtgtggttgcactaatttaATTACTAGCAACGGTATCATACTCTCATATCATTAACCAAACGGGTCTCATTTTCATCACTCATTATACATAAAAATCTATTTTCCAAAAGCTTTCAATTTTCATAAACATGTTCATGCTCATAAGTATCCATGTGTAACACATTTCATTTGTAACTCATGGCAttaagctcatgagtatccatgtgtagTTAAAACATCTTGTCTGTAATTCATGACTGTTCATCATATTAGTAATTATAAAACTATCGCGTCTGTGTATATctcaaatcatcatatcatatctGATAAAAAACATATCTGTTTAAATCTCATATCAATATAACTTTTTAAAACATATCTGTTCATATCTCATCATAATCCCCATTcatcatataaaatattcatagatTCATTTTTTAGTAATCAcaatcatttctcatgccacacaaattttcaataatatttaaccatatAATAATTTATCTAGTAATACGTTGGATATTTCCAAAACtaccatttcatatatatttatatctgaTAAGTCAgaaaattcacacacacacacacacatatatgtatatatatatatatatatatatatatatattatattcatatcatactttaatttaatcaattaatttttagaaattcctgatataatttaattccccttatctacttactgagaggtctgtTAAAATTCCTAAATCCACACCCGTGGCGTTCGGAGCTTAAAactctgaaatcacatttccctagttcaatcaactcaaccctataattacaattattttaacatttcctaaactCACACATTCTcaataactaattaaattttaaaataattaatagatATAATTCCATTATCCTTATCCTAATCTTAGAGTGGTGTTtaggaaatccaaattaaaaatttgtttcgattaaaatgacgaggatcggaGTTAGaatcccgtggtggtgtccgatcatcgatttgactaaagatttgaagaaaaattgaggagaaagagaaagagtttaccttatcctaaGAATGGTGCCTACTATGCCCTAATCATGAATCTACTTCGGTTAAAATGCTGGTGGCTGAGAATGGAACCTagtggtattttccgttcttTGATCGATCGAGTATTCGCCAAGAAAATGAGGAGTGAGAGGAAAGGAGAGGAGAGAGTTGGtgagagagagaagggggaggcAGGCGTTCTACCTCCTTAGGGAAATTAATTtcaggattatatatatattaatattataatattattaattaattaattaaatttaaattaattattttttatttttatttttttagaatcaCTACAAAAGgttttttgaaagaattttttgataatattagcGATCAGGTTTAGAGGAAGTAGAAAGATGCTAGAGTGAATATTTGAGGCTTAGAGGCTGTTTagttgtgatttttttttaaaaaaattttttggttctaattttaaaagaattttataattGTAGATTGATTAATTTCATTTGGTGCAATATtatacacacacgcacacacacactaTATTAATTAATGAaagataataattattaaattttctttattattcTCAAAATGGCTCCCGTCGCACAAgttattatttaattatgatttttaCAAACTTTGGTTGATAATTACTTTAATAAAGTAATTTCCGTTGTAAATTTCTTGACaacctttttgaaaatttttaatagGGGGATTTTATTATTCTTCACTTTAAAGTATCAAATGCATGCAACATGCAATTAATGCACAAACTTAATTAGGAGACATTGCCCATATAGTTTTATCTCTATGTTTAGAAAAGTTATTTTCGTAATTTAATTCTTTGACCTTAAAGCTTAAATATTTTCTGACCGTTGAGTCAGGACCaatctttttaattaattttgaaa
This region includes:
- the LOC131147750 gene encoding uncharacterized protein LOC131147750; the protein is MALSSPSSSSSSSPSPSPSPSFSSSSPPPPFSHSNLDPSAIAAECWAAAELTTKEILCRIRPILASEQSRKEIIDYVQTLIRCSLGCEVFPYGSFPLKTYLPDGDIDLTALSSPNVEEALAYDVCTVLKGEEQNENAAYEVKDVQYIGGAEVKLVKCLVQNVVVDISFNQLGGLCTLCFLEQVDHIVGKDHLFKRSIILIKAWCYYESRILGAHHGLISTYALEILVLYVIHVFHSSLNGPLAVLYRFLDYFSKFDWENYCISLNGPVCKTSLPDVVDEVQENFMDDLLLSEEFLRSWVDIVPVPVRVLETNSRAFPQKHLNIIDPLKENNNLGRSVNRGNFYRIRSAFRYGARKLGWILLLPRERITGELHKFFANTMERHRSKSEVDTPNLLRFFPAKGYHRSSPASRTSMCSEDFISLPNEDKNALGIRNEPERSSMETFSPRTASEVDCPASENSLLESYLAAGDAIDVATSGFYHAAYTSDFLPSSSALHTFPQDKSHHVHNSHSPGLIAGNGKIESENLFRKLPENLVIDDEEACTFSKLEHEGNHLVPDNSVFSCNNHKGLASGSMAISSKVGCISENSPLTCRKRDVAGIPGHSEVLRSFVDLSGDYENHIRSLLFGQYCHGYALSPPLLPSPPVSPSKLPHKNPWDTAHQSPQFQQNLYSQMKTNGIVLGSPFFHLKHPTLYGAAFSLEEKPKTRGTGTYFPKTDYRSYRDGPTLGKERSLSTGTNDHLQTHIRSNGSRMDPPETKLSEEGSYKFSKAEFPDLSHAKCRSSDFNNSHSTVQGSSQGNGAVPLLPGKLEFGSLGHLPSGVHLSKGKIHSDSGSPRAQGSVPLMPSAVKDSSLPLGNYQDRIAGQSYRLKDDDDFPPLSYKCLQRMVNT